From the Plasmodium vivax chromosome 5, whole genome shotgun sequence genome, one window contains:
- a CDS encoding RAD protein (Pv-fam-e) (encoded by transcript PVX_089840A) — MKKNANSKSQCSVRYLILMSFIFVIISILLNPVCFNNLSILPESQPQSRPRKLVELPLYTNEDLSQRSRHISFTEPYVSSKVLPFGCEEKDISKKLTRNDIEKLSCNTGFLFADKKKAYIVFYYVNDYHKGKYNKMINHLWLVFTESAAKIGMPDEQRLKFLMDCHSGLTRDLDTLDESYENRFFSMANSKLMLQLSFRIFLSSYMWSCEKLTRDNKKKWTKAMKNMIETYKA; from the exons atgaaaaaaaatgcaaattcGAAAAGCCAATGCTCTGTAAGATACCTCATCTTGATGTCGTTTATTTTCGTAATTATCTCCATATTATTA AACCCCGTTTGCTTCAACAACTTAAGCATTCTGCCAGAATCGCAGCCACAATCGCGCCCAAGAAAGCTTGTCGAACTGCCACTTTACACAAATGAAGATTTATCCCAAAGAAGCAGACATATTAGCTTTACTGAGCCATATGTAAGCAGCAAAGTTTTGCCATTCGGATGTGAAGAGAAggatatatcaaaaaaacTGACCAGAAATGATATAGAGAAACTGTCGTGCAACACAGGCTTTCTTTTTgccgataaaaaaaaggcctacATTGTTTTTTACTACGTGAATGATTACCATAAGGGTAAATACAATAAGATGATAAATCACCTATGGCTAGTTTTTACAGAATCAGCAGCAAAAATTGGTATGCCTGATGAGCAACGATTGAAATTCTTAATGGACTGTCATTCAGGCCTAACACGCGATTTAGATACGCTAGACGAATCGTATGAAAATCGCTTCTTTTCCATGGCCAACAGTAAATTAATGTTGCAGTTAAGTTTCCGAATTTTCCTCTCAAGCTATATGTGGTCCtgtgaaaaattaacaagaGATAATAAGAAGAAGTGGACCAAGGCTATGAAGAATATGATAGAAACTTACAAAGCGTAA
- a CDS encoding RAD protein (Pv-fam-e) (encoded by transcript PVX_089835A), whose product MIKFNLLRLTAILLLSFQSSLWKSKAWRLPKLQLSRYLKDFSDWTLHGRNIFFKRNVSEYQNWQKGVKGEERMLAGKEEEKQKRQKVERKIKRKRSNETKKVNQEGKEKDPKRVIQGTPKKGKITEKKEEANEGEDAKCINKYKAEDKAKDEENQDGDLKLGEGEIRSSKKPNAVSHRLPFECEELHIPEGLNINQAMKRIHSVHFIFISQKKACTIFCCHCKYKKEMFHHMVDEIWEAYKETALKERVPEEIQVKLWMGCKDELMDDVEYMEQISKKHLYPIVKKNVIVRRNFDEFVKRFNIWWDATMEKKKNLWMALLKEKIESYKSESMPT is encoded by the exons ATGATTAAATTTAATCTGCTCCGATTGACAGCTATCCTGCTGTTGTCATTTCAG AGCTCCCTTTGGAAATCAAAAGCATGGCGGTTGCCCAAATTGCAGCTCTCCAGGTACTTAAAAGATTTTTCCGATTGGACATTACATGGAAGGAACATATTCTTCAAAAGGAATGTTAGCGAGTACCAGAATtggcaaaagggggtaaaaggggaagagagaATGTTAgcaggaaaggaagaagagaagcaaaaacgCCAGAAAGTAgaacgaaaaataaaacgtaaaAGGAGCAACGAAACAAAGAAGGTCAATCAGGAGGGCAAAGAAAAGGACCCAAAAAGGGTTATCCAGGGGACacccaaaaagggaaaaataactgaaaaaaaggaagaggcaaaTGAGGGCGAAGACGCAAAGTGTATAAATAAGTATAAAGCGGAAGACAAAGCCAAGGATGAAGAAAACCAAGACGGAGACTTAAAACTAGGCGAAGGCGAAATCCGAAGCAGTAAAAAACCCAACGCAGTGAGCCATCGATTGCCTTTCGAATGCGAAGAGCTTCACATTCCGGAAGGCCTAAATATAAACCAGGCGATGAAACGCATTCACTCCGtgcactttatttttataagccaaaaaaaggcgtgCACTATATTTTGTTGTCACTGTAAATACAAGAAGGAAATGTTTCACCATATGGTAGACGAAATATGGGAAGCATACAAAGAGACCGCCTTAAAAGAAAGGGTACCAGAAGAAATTCAAGTGAAGCTCTGGATGGGATGTAAAGACGAACTTATGGATGATGTGGAATATATGGAACAGATTTCTAAAAAACATCTCTATCcgattgttaaaaaaaatgttatagtGAGAAGAAATTTTGACGAATTTGTGAAGCGCTTTAACATATGGTGGGATGCCACtatggaaaagaagaagaacctgTGGATGGCACTTTTGAAAGAGAAAATTGAAAGTTACAAATCGGAAAGTATGCCAACGtag